Within the Paenibacillus sp. AN1007 genome, the region TTTGGCATTCGGATAAGGAAAATATCCCAGCTTCCAGTCCGGGTGAGTGGATTGGACCTTAATTACGTCGGAATTGAATTTGTTCGGATTCTCCCCGGCAAGAACGACAGCCGCCTTACCATTCTGCAGCAGTGAATTGGATGTATCCTTGACGTTCAGCACGTTTTTCGGGAAAAAGCCTTTATCCATCCAGCGTTTATATGTTTTGAGATCCTCCAGATGCTGCGGTGAGCCCCAATAGGACGTTACCGTCGATGGTGAGTCATACATAATTTCCAGGCCGTATGGAAGCTGTCCTGCCGTATTTACCAGCTTGGAAGTTAATTGACGAACCCCATGAGTGTGGTTTGCACTGCTGTCTGCGATCGGAATCATATTGGGCTCGTTTGCCTTGATGCCTTCCAGATAAGCTTCGAGCGTTTCCATAGACTCAGGCTTCGGCAGATTATACTTCTCACGCAAGTCTTCGCGGTAAGCAATGCCTTCTGTTACGTATTCAATCCATGTGGATGGAACCGTGTAGATTTTGTCATTGATCTTAACCGCATTCCACATATCATCCGGGACATGAGATTTAAGCGCAGGTGTCTTTGCAAGAAGTTCATCCAGCGGCAGGAAAGCGCCTTTTTTGGCATAGGACTGATAATTCGTCCAGTCCGCTGTAAAGATTAAATCGATTGGCTGTCCGGAAGACAGCAGCAATTTATATTTTTGATCCCAGTCGGTCCAGGACGTGAAGTTAAATTTTACATTAACATTTAAATCCGCTTCAGCCAGCTTGTTAATCTCGGACTCAATTACAGGCAGATCTTTGGGCGCATCACCAAGCATGTAAAATTGCAGTGTTACTTTCTCGCCTTTATTGTCCGATGAGCCTCCCTGCGCATTCCCTCCTGACCCGCCGCCATTACAGGCAGCCAGTACCCCGGCAAACAACATCAGAGCAAGTACCATAGACAGGTGCCGAATCATTTTATTACGCATGTGCATCCTCCCTTTTTGTGTTAAATCTATATGTTAGCGCAGACCCGCCATGCATCAGACCCTGGATATCCAGCATCGGCCTGACGTCCCCAGCGTGGATACGTTCTAACCTTTAACTGCACCAATCGTGAGTCCTTTGACAAAATAGCGCTGCACAAACGGATACAAGAACAAAATGGGACCGGTAACGATAATAGCCATTGCCATCTTGGTGGACTCTGTTGGAACATCCTGACTGAGGGTAACCCCCGTACCAATCGCCATCTGGTCAATGAAGGTAATGGTATTCATCGTGTTGTAGAGATAAAACTGAAGCTGATACATATCCGGATTGTTAATAAATAAGGATGATGTAAACCAGTCGTTCCAGTACCCCAGAGCAAGAAACAGTCCAACGGTGGCGATGCCGGGCATTGCCAGTTTCAGCACAATGCTGAAATAGATGCGAAAATCGTTGGCTCCGTCGATCTTGGCCGATTCAATCAGCTCATCCGGCACAGCGGAGCGAATAAAGTTTTTCATCAGAATAATCAGAAACGGAGTCATAAGTCCCGGGAAAATCAGAACGGTATACGTGTCCGTCAGGTTAAAATAGTTCGCCAGCATGATGTACCAAGGCACAAGTCCCCCACCAAACAGTGTTGTAAAGTAGATGAAGAAGGAGAACGTGTTGCGGTATTTGAAATCCTTGCGCTCGCAGCACAAATCCGGCCATGGTGATAAAAAACAAGCCCAGTGTCGTACCAACTACCGTGGTAAACACGGTTACCCCATATGCTTTCAGGACCTGGGTTGGGAATTTGAACACCATTTTGTATCCTTCCAGAGAAAAGTGTGTTGGAAAGAGATGATAACCGTCCCGCACGATGGATTCGTTGCTGGTGAATGAGCCTGACAAAATGAGCAGAAATGGCAGCAGGCACATGATGGACAAAATAATGATGACAGTATAAGCGATCACCTGAAATGCCAGGTTG harbors:
- a CDS encoding extracellular solute-binding protein, whose product is MRNKMIRHLSMVLALMLFAGVLAACNGGGSGGNAQGGSSDNKGEKVTLQFYMLGDAPKDLPVIESEINKLAEADLNVNVKFNFTSWTDWDQKYKLLLSSGQPIDLIFTADWTNYQSYAKKGAFLPLDELLAKTPALKSHVPDDMWNAVKINDKIYTVPSTWIEYVTEGIAYREDLREKYNLPKPESMETLEAYLEGIKANEPNMIPIADSSANHTHGVRQLTSKLVNTAGQLPYGLEIMYDSPSTVTSYWGSPQHLEDLKTYKRWMDKGFFPKNVLNVKDTSNSLLQNGKAAVVLAGENPNKFNSDVIKVQSTHPDWKLGYFPYPNAKGFAQPVHPIHNGFAVPRSSKNPERALAFYEKLVTDKRYNWLTEYGVEGKNFEVKDGYYHMIGDAQSNGFPREGMNGWAWRNPEFMLYDKSFDDVLTMFKDLDKIKKPDIFTGFAEDWTPYQAEKAALEQVEKQYLYPLNVGLVADVEGGLNTFMEKAKQAGLEKIQSEYTKQWQEYLKTAGIQ